From one Bacteroides fragilis NCTC 9343 genomic stretch:
- a CDS encoding ABC transporter permease, which produces MIRHYFKIAFRNLLKYKTQSIISIIGLAVGITCFALATLWIRYEMTYDTFHRRADDIYLVRAQLTITDGTLSNSMPYPAIEYLRKNISEIEDICGISPFKTNLRFKDKGGDLLAIEVDSAFIRMFDVRILQGNVNFLKKKSNEIAITEAVAKEWFGNESPLGKEIELGSRPCKVCAVVSGWSQHSNLSYGALLPARHHPSWQSNSEQIFVRILPDTDKSALQKRISSLDASSQEKESTLGKLNFTPITSLRYSDYLQKDEIVISFNYIRYFAMAGVLVIVCSLFNYLTLFVSRLRMRGRELGLRKVCGSTNRSLFALLSVEYLIVLLAGSLLGMAFIEACLPHFIELAQISEATPLYTEVIIYILAVIVLSFGISQIPLYYFRSRTLQSSIRNKKGSPQRGIFRRLGLIAQLIISLGFIFCTTIMMKQLYYLKNTDLGIERHNIGNVAVWMKGDINEWSSKIANLPMVTEALPPHYFPIVPTGPMMYTDINGWDGLNETTDETYSVGLIPSGKEFFDFYGLQLTEGEWLSEKNSPGDVIINETAALTFGWRNPVGKQFYSEYEHNRTYYTVVGVVKDFSYLPPTIAPRPLAFVRTEEQKYLWSRASILFKFTEGSWEACKDTIRKMKEEDFPSSFLRLYNEEEEYNKYLRSESALMTLLGIVSIVCVIISIFGIFSQVTLSCEQRRKEIAIRKVNGATIGSILQMFIKEYFVLLLVAALIAFPASYGMMRVWIESYVRQTSTPFWIYIVLFAGIGIIIVISIFWRVWNAAKQNPAEVVKTE; this is translated from the coding sequence GACGGCACGCTCAGCAACTCAATGCCTTATCCGGCTATAGAGTATCTACGGAAGAACATATCTGAGATTGAAGATATATGTGGCATATCTCCGTTCAAAACCAATCTTCGATTCAAAGACAAGGGTGGGGATTTATTGGCCATTGAGGTGGACTCTGCGTTTATACGCATGTTTGATGTGCGTATCCTGCAAGGCAATGTCAATTTTCTAAAGAAAAAGAGCAACGAGATAGCCATAACCGAAGCGGTAGCGAAAGAATGGTTCGGCAACGAAAGTCCTCTTGGAAAAGAGATTGAGTTGGGAAGCCGGCCATGTAAAGTGTGTGCCGTTGTCAGCGGATGGTCGCAACATTCAAATCTTTCATACGGGGCCTTGCTTCCGGCACGCCACCATCCAAGCTGGCAAAGCAATTCAGAACAGATATTTGTCCGCATCTTGCCGGATACCGACAAATCAGCTCTTCAAAAAAGGATAAGCAGCCTCGATGCTTCCTCACAGGAGAAAGAGAGTACATTAGGTAAATTGAATTTTACCCCGATTACTTCGCTCCGCTATTCTGATTATCTGCAAAAAGACGAGATCGTTATTTCATTCAACTACATTCGCTATTTTGCAATGGCAGGAGTATTGGTCATTGTATGTTCATTATTCAATTATCTGACCCTGTTTGTCAGCCGTCTTCGAATGCGCGGTCGTGAACTGGGACTCCGAAAGGTTTGTGGATCTACCAACCGTTCGTTGTTCGCATTGCTATCTGTCGAATACCTGATTGTCTTGCTAGCCGGTTCTCTGCTGGGCATGGCTTTCATCGAGGCCTGCTTACCCCATTTCATAGAACTGGCTCAGATATCAGAAGCTACCCCGCTGTATACAGAAGTCATCATTTACATACTGGCAGTCATCGTTTTATCTTTCGGTATTTCACAAATTCCTCTATATTACTTCAGAAGCCGTACGTTACAGAGTAGTATTCGCAATAAAAAAGGAAGTCCCCAGCGCGGAATATTCCGCCGGCTCGGACTGATAGCACAATTGATCATCAGTCTGGGCTTCATCTTCTGCACCACTATCATGATGAAACAACTCTATTATCTGAAAAACACAGATCTGGGAATAGAACGCCACAATATAGGCAATGTTGCTGTCTGGATGAAAGGAGATATTAATGAATGGAGTTCTAAGATCGCCAATTTACCTATGGTGACTGAAGCTCTGCCTCCCCACTACTTCCCGATAGTCCCTACAGGACCTATGATGTATACAGATATTAACGGTTGGGACGGACTCAATGAAACCACTGATGAAACATATTCCGTCGGCCTGATACCTTCGGGCAAAGAGTTCTTCGACTTTTATGGATTGCAGTTGACAGAAGGGGAGTGGCTATCCGAAAAGAACTCTCCCGGAGATGTCATCATTAATGAAACGGCAGCACTGACGTTCGGATGGAGAAATCCAGTAGGAAAACAGTTCTACTCAGAATATGAACACAATCGGACATATTATACAGTAGTAGGAGTGGTGAAGGACTTCAGCTACCTGCCACCCACTATCGCTCCACGCCCTCTCGCCTTTGTCCGCACTGAAGAGCAGAAATATCTATGGTCTCGTGCCAGTATTCTTTTTAAGTTTACGGAAGGGAGTTGGGAGGCCTGCAAAGATACGATCCGGAAAATGAAAGAAGAAGATTTTCCCTCTTCGTTCTTGAGACTTTATAACGAGGAAGAGGAGTATAATAAATATCTGCGTTCCGAAAGTGCGTTGATGACCCTGTTGGGGATCGTTTCTATCGTATGCGTCATTATCTCTATTTTCGGCATCTTTTCGCAAGTAACTTTGTCGTGCGAACAAAGACGCAAAGAGATCGCTATCCGCAAAGTGAATGGAGCCACCATAGGAAGTATCCTGCAGATGTTCATCAAAGAATATTTCGTCCTTTTGCTTGTCGCGGCTCTTATAGCATTCCCGGCAAGCTATGGAATGATGAGAGTGTGGATAGAAAGTTACGTCAGACAAACTTCCACCCCATTTTGGATATATATCGTCCTGTTTGCAGGTATCGGTATCATCATCGTCATCAGCATCTTCTGGAGAGTGTGGAATGCAGCCAAACAAAATCCGGCGGAAGTAGTAAAAACAGAATAA